The genome window TGCGCAGATCGGCATCCCGGAACGCCGAGAGTATGGCGGTCACATTTGCCTCCTGGCTCGATCCCGGTGGCGGTCGGCGTCCCTCCCCGGTCAGGGCCGGTGAGGGGTGGTGCCACCGAGTCGATGGGTCTACATGGTGTATCCGTGTTCCGGGCGCCTGGCATGGCGGACCATCAACGGACAATGGACAACTGCAACAGGATAGCAGGGGTGGCCCCGGACATGACGATCCGCGGGGGCGCTAACCGACTTCGCCCTCCCCGCACGGCACGTCCTGACCGGAGTTCCCCCGCCCGACCAGGCCCGCACATGACAGAACCCCGCCCCCTGCGGTGCAGGGGAGCGGGGTCCGGTGTGGGGCTCATGCCCCGTGGGAACTACGCCTCGGTGGTGGAACCACCGGCGGCGGAGATCTTCTCCACGGCGGACCGGGAGAACTTGTCGGCGGTGACGTTGACCGCGACAGCGATCTCGCCGTTACCGAGGATCTTCACCGGCTGCTTCGGCCGGACGAGACCGGCGGCGACGATGTCGGCGACAGTGATGTCGCCACCGTTCGGGAAGGCCTTCTCCAGATCGGAGACATTGACGACCTGGAACACGACGCGGGCCGGGTTCTTGAAGCCCTTGAGCTTCGGCAGGCGCATGTGCAGCGGCATCTGTCCACCCTCGAAGGCGGCAGAGACCTGCTTGCGGGCCTTGGTGCCCTTGGTACCGCGACCGGCGGTCTTACCCTTGGACGCCTCGCCACGACCCACGCGGGTCTTGGCGGTGTTGGCACCCTTGGTCGGACGCAGGTCGTGGAGCTTGATGGGTTCGCTCATTTTCTACTCCCCTGCAACTTCCTCGACCTCGACCATGTGGCGCACGGTGTTGATCTGACCGCGGACCACCGGAGTGTCCTCGCGGACGACCGAGTGTCCGATACGCTTCAGGCCGAGCGAGCGCAGCGACTCACGCTGCTTCGGCTTCGTGGCGACTTTACCCTTACGCTGGGTGATCTTCAGTGCCATGGTTACGCTCCCTGTCCTGCGGCGCGGGCACGGAGCATCGCGGCCGGGGCGACCTCTTCGAGGGTCTTGCCACGGCGGGCGGCGACCTCTTCGGGCCGGACCAGCTGCTTGAGGGCGTCCACGGTGGCGTGGACGACGTTGATGGCGTTGTCGGAGCCGAGGGACTTCGACAGGACGTCCTGGACGCCGGCGCACTCGAGCACCGGGCGGGCGGCACCACCGGCGATGACACCGGTACCGGGGGCGGCCGGAGCCATCCACACGACACCAGCGGCAGCCTCACCCTGAACCGGGTGGGTGATGGTACCGGCGATCATCGGGACGCGGAAGAAGTTCTTGCGGGCTTCTTCGGCACCCTTCTGGATCGCGGCCGGAACTTCCTTGGCCTTGCCGTAGCCGACGCCGACCATGCCCTGGCCGTCGCCGACGATCACGAGAGCGGTGAAGCTGAAGCGACGACCACCCTTGACGACCTTGGAGACTCGGTTGATGGTGACGACGCGCTCGATGTACTGCGAGCGCTCGTCATCCTGGCCGCGGCGGTTTCCGCCACGACGGTCATCGCGGCCACGGCCACGGTTGTCACCGCGGCTGTTGTCGCGGTTGTTGCTGTCGGCGGAGCGACCGCCGTTACGATCCGACATCACGCAGTCCTTCCGTCGGTGAGAATGTTGTCGTTGCGCATTAGAACTTCAGACCACCTTCGCGGGCGGCGTCAGCCAGTGCGGCGATGCGACCGTGGTACTGGTAGCCACCGCGGTCGAAGACCACGGCCTCGACACCGGCAGCCTTGGCACGCTCAGCGAGGAGCTCGCCGACGCGGGCGCCACGGGCCTTCTTGTCACCTTCCATGGCACGGATGTCGGCCTCGGTGGTGGACGCAGCGGCCAGGGTGTGACCGGCGACATCGTCGATCAGCTGGGCGTGCATGTGGCGGGAGGTGCGGTGGACGACGAGACGCGGGGTCTCGGCGGTACCGGAGATGTTCTTGCGCAGACGGTAGTGACGGCGCTGACGCGCGATGCGGCGGCGGGTGGAGATGTCCTTGCCGACCGGGAGACGCTTGTTGTCGTTGCTCTGAGACATTACTTACCCGTCTTTCCGACCTTGCGACGGATCTGCTCACCCTCGTAGCGGATGCCCTTACCCTTGTAGGGATCGTCCTTCCGCAGACGACGGATGTTGGCGGAGATCTGTCCGACCTGCTGCTTATCGATGCCTGCGACGGAGAACTTGGTGTTGCCGTCGACGGCGAAGGTGATTCCCTCCGGGGCCTCGATGAGGACCGGGTGGGAGTAACCCAGGGCGAACTCGAGGTTCTTGCCCTTGGCCTGGACACGGTAGCCGACACCGAAGATCTCCATCTTCGTGGTGTAGCCCTCGGTGACGCCCACGACCATGTTGTTGATCAGGGAGCGGGAGAGGCCGTGCAGGGAACGGTTCTTGCGGTCGTCGTTCGGACGGGTGACGAGGATCTCGTTACCCTCCTGGGCGACGGCGATCGGCGCGGGGATGGTCTGGGACAGGGAACCCTTCGGGCCCTTGACGGAGACTTCCTGACCGTCGATGGTGACGGTGACGCCGGCGGGGACGGCCACGGGGGCCTTACCGATACGTGACATTGTGCGTC of Corynebacterium terpenotabidum Y-11 contains these proteins:
- the rplO gene encoding 50S ribosomal protein L15, coding for MSEPIKLHDLRPTKGANTAKTRVGRGEASKGKTAGRGTKGTKARKQVSAAFEGGQMPLHMRLPKLKGFKNPARVVFQVVNVSDLEKAFPNGGDITVADIVAAGLVRPKQPVKILGNGEIAVAVNVTADKFSRSAVEKISAAGGSTTEA
- the rpmD gene encoding 50S ribosomal protein L30 — protein: MALKITQRKGKVATKPKQRESLRSLGLKRIGHSVVREDTPVVRGQINTVRHMVEVEEVAGE
- the rpsE gene encoding 30S ribosomal protein S5, yielding MSDRNGGRSADSNNRDNSRGDNRGRGRDDRRGGNRRGQDDERSQYIERVVTINRVSKVVKGGRRFSFTALVIVGDGQGMVGVGYGKAKEVPAAIQKGAEEARKNFFRVPMIAGTITHPVQGEAAAGVVWMAPAAPGTGVIAGGAARPVLECAGVQDVLSKSLGSDNAINVVHATVDALKQLVRPEEVAARRGKTLEEVAPAAMLRARAAGQGA
- the rplR gene encoding 50S ribosomal protein L18; its protein translation is MSQSNDNKRLPVGKDISTRRRIARQRRHYRLRKNISGTAETPRLVVHRTSRHMHAQLIDDVAGHTLAAASTTEADIRAMEGDKKARGARVGELLAERAKAAGVEAVVFDRGGYQYHGRIAALADAAREGGLKF
- the rplF gene encoding 50S ribosomal protein L6 translates to MSRIGKAPVAVPAGVTVTIDGQEVSVKGPKGSLSQTIPAPIAVAQEGNEILVTRPNDDRKNRSLHGLSRSLINNMVVGVTEGYTTKMEIFGVGYRVQAKGKNLEFALGYSHPVLIEAPEGITFAVDGNTKFSVAGIDKQQVGQISANIRRLRKDDPYKGKGIRYEGEQIRRKVGKTGK